A genomic window from Hominilimicola fabiformis includes:
- a CDS encoding tyrosine-type recombinase/integrase, with product MRGSLQKKGGKYYAVFRVNKKQKWINLCIDAKKGNKREAEAALTRLLAEYNENPNMFDKIDFVGYIKKWLKEVITQVDIITYEGYKTDTENHLIPYFEQKNLMLQDVKIADIEKYYNYKAVTGRLDGKPGGLSCRTLKIHGTILSLIFKKAIREELIRDNPCQYARLPKMQKTTVKPSFYTVEQCNRLLEVSKSTMLHDMLYMTIIYGLRRSELMGLRWDAVDFENNTIVIQHTVVLQNQVVAKDSTKNKTSNRVYPLLDDVKPLLEKLLEKQKKNKEFFKNCYSDSGYIFAKEDGTPYYPSYPSHELQKVLKKNELPHIRFHDLRHSCASMLILRGWNMKDISEWLGHADISTTMNIYGHISMKHKRELGQGLKGMFSA from the coding sequence ATGAGAGGTAGTCTACAGAAAAAGGGCGGAAAATATTACGCAGTATTCCGTGTTAATAAAAAGCAAAAATGGATAAATCTCTGTATTGATGCAAAGAAAGGTAATAAGCGAGAAGCCGAAGCGGCTTTAACAAGATTATTAGCGGAGTATAATGAAAATCCCAATATGTTTGATAAAATTGACTTTGTGGGATACATAAAAAAGTGGCTTAAAGAAGTGATTACGCAAGTTGATATTATTACATACGAAGGATATAAAACCGATACGGAAAACCATTTAATCCCGTATTTTGAACAAAAGAATTTAATGCTACAAGATGTGAAGATAGCAGATATTGAAAAATATTATAATTATAAGGCGGTTACGGGAAGGTTAGATGGTAAACCTGGCGGATTATCATGTAGAACTCTAAAAATTCACGGTACAATATTAAGTTTGATTTTTAAGAAAGCCATTCGTGAAGAACTAATAAGAGATAATCCATGTCAGTACGCAAGATTGCCTAAAATGCAGAAAACCACTGTAAAACCTTCATTTTACACAGTGGAACAGTGTAATAGGTTGCTTGAAGTTTCTAAAAGTACAATGTTGCACGATATGTTATATATGACTATTATATACGGGTTAAGGCGGAGCGAACTTATGGGGTTACGGTGGGATGCAGTCGACTTTGAGAATAATACCATAGTAATTCAGCATACGGTTGTTCTTCAAAATCAGGTGGTTGCCAAAGATTCTACTAAAAATAAAACAAGTAATCGCGTATATCCTCTTTTGGATGATGTGAAGCCATTGTTAGAAAAACTGTTAGAAAAACAAAAAAAGAATAAAGAATTTTTTAAAAATTGCTATTCTGATAGTGGATATATTTTTGCAAAAGAAGATGGTACACCGTATTATCCAAGTTATCCTAGCCACGAGTTGCAAAAAGTTTTAAAGAAAAATGAGCTTCCGCACATTAGATTTCATGATTTGCGTCATAGTTGTGCATCGATGCTTATTCTCAGAGGGTGGAATATGAAAGATATATCAGAATGGCTTGGACATGCGGATATTAGCACTACAATGAACATTTACGGTCATATAAGCATGAAACATAAGAGAGAATTGGGACAGGGACTAAAGGGTATGTTCAGTGCATAA
- the murA gene encoding UDP-N-acetylglucosamine 1-carboxyvinyltransferase, translating into MGKLVIDGGNKISGEIGVQGAKNAVLPILAATVMADGVCTLKNCPYLRDVDKTDLVLERLGCRVHRAGNTVTVDTRGMCDCKICEDLMREMRSSIIFLGAIISRCKKAVVSMPGGCPIGLRPIDLHLKALRELGVDIQEEHGYIKCSTDKIVGGNIHLDFPSVGATENAMLAAVCAEGFTTITNAAREPEIVDLGNFLNCMGAKVRGMGGSVIKIEGVSKLHGAEYTIMPDRIVAATYLAASAITGGEICLKNVNPRDMVAMLHVLLDMGVQLRIEKDKIIQKAPKKLESIHIVRTMPYPGFPTDIQSPFMALATVARGTSIFIENIFENRFQHVDELTRMGADIKVEGRSAVVRGVNALQGANVVARELRGGAALVVAALAANGTTTIGGTEFIDRGYENIEKYLLECGAKIRRE; encoded by the coding sequence GTGGGCAAACTTGTTATAGACGGCGGAAATAAGATAAGCGGTGAAATCGGTGTACAAGGTGCGAAAAATGCCGTACTGCCGATACTTGCAGCCACGGTTATGGCTGACGGAGTATGTACTTTGAAAAACTGTCCATATCTTCGTGATGTAGATAAAACAGATTTGGTGCTTGAAAGATTGGGCTGCAGAGTACATAGGGCAGGCAATACCGTAACGGTTGATACAAGAGGTATGTGTGACTGTAAAATATGTGAAGATTTAATGCGTGAGATGCGTTCTTCAATCATATTTTTGGGAGCGATAATTTCAAGGTGCAAAAAAGCGGTTGTAAGTATGCCTGGCGGTTGTCCGATTGGTTTAAGGCCGATTGATTTGCATTTAAAGGCTTTGCGTGAACTCGGTGTCGATATTCAGGAAGAACACGGCTATATAAAATGCAGTACTGATAAGATTGTCGGCGGAAACATACATCTTGATTTTCCAAGCGTCGGAGCAACCGAAAATGCTATGCTTGCCGCAGTTTGTGCGGAGGGTTTTACAACTATTACAAATGCGGCGCGTGAACCGGAGATTGTTGATTTGGGTAACTTCCTGAATTGTATGGGTGCAAAAGTCCGCGGTATGGGCGGCAGTGTAATAAAAATAGAGGGAGTGAGCAAGCTTCACGGTGCGGAGTATACGATAATGCCCGACCGTATTGTTGCCGCAACATATCTGGCCGCATCTGCGATTACGGGCGGAGAGATATGTCTTAAAAATGTCAATCCACGCGATATGGTAGCAATGCTCCATGTTCTTTTGGATATGGGAGTACAGCTCAGAATAGAAAAAGATAAAATTATTCAGAAAGCTCCCAAGAAACTTGAAAGTATACATATAGTAAGAACAATGCCGTATCCGGGTTTTCCGACGGATATACAATCGCCGTTTATGGCGCTTGCAACTGTTGCAAGAGGAACAAGTATATTTATAGAAAATATATTTGAAAACAGATTTCAGCATGTTGATGAACTTACACGAATGGGTGCCGACATAAAAGTAGAAGGCAGAAGTGCCGTTGTAAGAGGCGTAAACGCTTTGCAGGGTGCAAATGTTGTTGCAAGAGAACTGCGCGGAGGCGCGGCGCTTGTTGTTGCGGCACTTGCCGCAAACGGTACAACGACGATTGGCGGCACAGAATTTATAGACAGAGGTTATGAAAATATAGAAAAGTATCTGCTTGAATGCGGAGCGAAAATCAGACGAGAATAA
- a CDS encoding cell division protein FtsQ/DivIB, whose protein sequence is MDENNRNIRVVKTGGRKVTKTTTEYDWSRLEKRTLKEHKDVPERSVRREPTQLERKIRYQKKQKQQRLKIQRRRALLGFVLAVILVSVLLFMTPIFNIRSVSVEGNVLVTAEQFQEKLKPLVGQNLFRSGRRKIRNTLKTIPYIDTVDVQKRLFPPSVKVTVTEYTPSAYIKIDGKTLLVNSELRVLTDTGNNGETLPTVTGLTVTDYKLGEILKTDENEKFDITKISLSTLEATGILDKVIEINVTDVTDITMNYDNRITVQCGTQLDLERKIRLFRETVMSNSLTENARGTMDLSESGKAIYTP, encoded by the coding sequence ATGGATGAAAATAATCGTAATATACGAGTCGTCAAAACAGGCGGTCGTAAGGTTACAAAAACTACAACTGAATATGATTGGAGCAGGTTAGAGAAAAGAACCTTGAAAGAACATAAAGATGTTCCCGAAAGAAGTGTTCGGCGTGAACCTACACAGCTTGAACGAAAAATTCGCTACCAAAAAAAACAAAAGCAACAGCGTCTTAAAATACAGCGTAGACGTGCATTGCTGGGATTTGTTTTGGCGGTGATTCTTGTAAGCGTGCTCTTATTTATGACACCGATATTTAATATTCGTTCCGTATCGGTTGAGGGAAATGTTCTCGTAACAGCCGAACAGTTCCAAGAAAAGCTAAAACCGCTTGTCGGTCAAAATCTTTTCCGCAGCGGCAGACGAAAAATAAGAAATACGTTAAAAACAATACCATATATAGATACCGTTGATGTGCAGAAAAGGTTATTCCCACCGTCAGTAAAAGTTACGGTGACGGAATATACACCGTCTGCGTATATAAAAATTGACGGTAAGACATTGCTTGTAAATTCTGAATTGAGAGTTTTAACCGATACCGGCAACAACGGTGAAACATTACCGACGGTAACTGGATTGACGGTTACGGATTATAAATTGGGTGAAATTTTAAAAACCGACGAAAACGAAAAATTCGATATTACAAAAATTTCGCTGTCAACGCTTGAGGCAACGGGTATTCTTGATAAGGTTATCGAAATAAATGTTACCGATGTGACTGACATAACAATGAATTACGATAACCGAATAACCGTACAATGCGGTACGCAGTTGGATCTTGAACGTAAAATAAGACTGTTCAGAGAAACTGTTATGAGTAACAGTTTGACTGAAAATGCCCGCGGAACAATGGATTTAAGCGAGTCCGGAAAGGCGATATATACACCGTAA
- the ftsZ gene encoding cell division protein FtsZ — protein MSDMPIGLEENTTIDGARIKVIGVGGGGNNAVDRMIEAGVTKAEFICVNTDAQQLANVKAPTVLNIGRKLTSGLGAGAKPEIGRQAAEESKDEIKNLVKDTEMVFVTAGMGGGTGTGAAPIIAEAAKSLGVLTVAVVTKPFFFEGPQRMRNAEEGIKNLAEKVDAIVTIPNDLLLKIADKKVTIKDSFKLADDVLRQGVQGIIEVITQRGIMNCDFADVRTIMKDSGVAHMGIGVGKGENAAQDAVRAAIESPLLETSIEGAENVLLNITGGSEFSLVDMGEVSSIVRDLVSEEANIIVGTAMDDNLKDEIKVTLIATGLDGSLRRGKDKANDVKNITPKFTGSSTSSDRKTPSYSSSVSDYDDNAIFKRKLKPGMGSIDVPDFFKPGR, from the coding sequence ATGAGTGATATGCCTATCGGTTTGGAAGAAAACACTACAATAGACGGCGCAAGAATAAAGGTTATAGGTGTCGGCGGCGGCGGTAACAATGCTGTAGACCGTATGATCGAGGCCGGCGTTACAAAGGCAGAATTTATTTGCGTCAATACAGATGCACAGCAGCTTGCAAATGTAAAAGCACCGACTGTACTTAATATCGGCAGAAAGCTTACAAGCGGTTTGGGAGCAGGTGCAAAGCCTGAAATCGGCAGACAAGCGGCTGAAGAATCAAAAGATGAAATCAAGAATCTTGTAAAAGATACAGAAATGGTATTCGTAACAGCAGGTATGGGCGGCGGAACAGGTACAGGTGCCGCACCTATTATCGCAGAGGCTGCGAAATCTCTTGGTGTACTTACAGTTGCGGTAGTAACAAAGCCTTTCTTCTTTGAAGGACCTCAAAGAATGAGAAACGCTGAAGAAGGTATTAAGAACCTTGCAGAAAAGGTTGACGCTATTGTTACTATACCAAACGATCTTCTGTTAAAGATTGCAGACAAAAAGGTTACAATTAAAGATTCATTTAAACTTGCAGACGATGTTCTTCGTCAAGGTGTTCAAGGTATCATTGAAGTAATTACTCAAAGAGGTATTATGAACTGTGACTTTGCCGATGTAAGAACAATTATGAAAGACAGCGGTGTCGCACATATGGGTATCGGTGTCGGCAAGGGTGAAAATGCCGCTCAGGACGCAGTTCGTGCGGCTATTGAAAGTCCGCTTCTTGAAACAAGTATTGAGGGTGCTGAAAACGTACTTCTTAATATCACAGGCGGAAGTGAATTCTCACTTGTTGATATGGGCGAAGTATCAAGCATTGTTCGTGACCTTGTAAGTGAAGAGGCAAATATTATTGTCGGTACTGCTATGGACGATAATCTTAAAGATGAAATTAAGGTTACTCTTATTGCAACAGGTCTTGACGGTTCATTAAGACGCGGTAAGGATAAAGCTAATGATGTAAAGAATATTACACCTAAGTTTACAGGTTCTTCAACATCAAGCGACAGAAAGACTCCGTCTTATTCATCATCAGTTTCTGATTATGATGATAATGCAATTTTCAAGAGAAAGTTAAAGCCGGGAATGGGTAGTATAGATGTTCCCGATTTCTTTAAACCGGGCAGATAA
- a CDS encoding DNA recombination protein RmuC: MQTAILILLIILIICVLITLIFTLKNSSKPSDSGLEQRINGSVKMFSDIISENQQVIGNMQTNRFAQMDNEIKSMRQSMEKHLADMYKGFADISALSSGVSDLKKVLSNVKTRGILGEIQLGAILDEILAPEQFDTNVATIPNSSAVVEFAVKLPHDDEGFIYLPIDSKFPLDAYNDLLNAYDTGDSEIINRSSKALVQRIKQFAKDIHTKYVEPPYTTDFAIMFLPTEGLYAEAVNLGLVEVLQREYKINIAGPSTMAAMLNSLQMGFRTLALEKRSSEVWQVLGEVKGEFEKFYSVLETAQKRITQTGDELDKLIGVRMRAMERKLRSVEKSESNSFDDM, encoded by the coding sequence ATGCAAACAGCGATACTTATTCTTTTAATTATACTTATTATATGTGTACTTATAACTCTGATTTTTACATTAAAAAACAGTTCAAAGCCGTCTGATTCGGGACTTGAACAACGTATAAACGGTTCTGTCAAAATGTTTTCCGACATAATATCGGAAAATCAACAGGTAATCGGCAATATGCAGACAAACCGTTTTGCACAAATGGACAACGAAATCAAAAGTATGCGTCAAAGTATGGAAAAACACCTTGCCGATATGTACAAAGGTTTCGCCGATATATCCGCACTTTCATCAGGTGTAAGTGATTTAAAAAAAGTCCTTTCAAATGTTAAAACACGTGGTATACTCGGTGAAATACAACTCGGTGCAATCCTCGACGAAATACTTGCACCGGAGCAATTCGACACCAATGTTGCAACCATACCGAACAGTTCCGCAGTTGTTGAATTTGCGGTTAAACTTCCGCACGACGACGAAGGATTTATATATCTTCCGATTGATTCAAAATTCCCGCTTGACGCCTACAACGATTTACTGAACGCATATGATACCGGCGACAGCGAAATTATAAACCGTTCTTCAAAAGCACTCGTTCAGCGAATAAAGCAATTCGCAAAAGATATTCACACAAAATACGTTGAACCGCCGTACACAACCGATTTTGCAATAATGTTCCTCCCAACAGAAGGACTTTATGCCGAGGCAGTTAATCTCGGTCTTGTCGAAGTTTTGCAACGTGAATATAAAATAAATATAGCAGGTCCAAGCACTATGGCGGCTATGCTAAATTCTTTGCAAATGGGTTTCCGTACACTTGCACTTGAAAAACGTTCAAGCGAAGTTTGGCAAGTCTTAGGCGAAGTCAAGGGTGAATTTGAAAAATTCTATTCAGTTCTTGAAACGGCACAAAAAAGAATTACCCAAACAGGTGACGAACTTGATAAACTTATCGGTGTCAGAATGCGTGCAATGGAGCGAAAACTCCGTAGTGTTGAAAAATCCGAAAGCAACAGTTTTGACGATATGTAA
- a CDS encoding GGDEF domain-containing protein, whose protein sequence is MGKLKKFIMNKIEKVNVQVSMLTCGLIIFSCLVIYLVTSGVMISMLADAYNERANLTFTTIESHFDSRLFTEDVPDGVYGAALSYLSAVKDNMAISEIFVVRKDKNGDFQYILDTKNDKINTVINNEKITGKIEKEINDLYTTHYADAGAFYASLDGFRYLNFYPIMDGGTVKAVACIGIDANRVYIFKIILRVIVIILILLCCLISVRFSMAIFKRISNPLYQDMSNTDTLTGLKNKNSFTVDMHNIESGNQSRYAIVTIDLNGLKNINDSRGHQMGDIYIQNGADAIRKAMEGTDFIGYRVGGDEFSVVLKDCDIDMVKNFADRIARMADSINRGGIKTSMSIGYAKFDAGKDRNFSMTMERADAMMYENKRLYYKTKNLKRREE, encoded by the coding sequence ATGGGAAAATTAAAAAAGTTTATTATGAACAAAATAGAAAAAGTTAACGTGCAAGTTTCAATGCTGACTTGCGGACTTATCATATTTTCTTGCCTGGTTATATATCTCGTTACATCGGGCGTTATGATTTCGATGCTTGCCGACGCATACAATGAACGTGCAAATCTTACTTTTACAACCATAGAATCTCATTTTGACAGCAGACTTTTTACTGAAGATGTGCCTGACGGCGTATACGGTGCGGCACTGAGCTATTTATCCGCGGTAAAGGACAATATGGCGATTTCAGAAATATTTGTTGTGAGAAAAGATAAAAACGGCGATTTCCAATATATACTCGATACGAAAAATGACAAGATAAACACTGTTATAAATAACGAAAAGATAACAGGAAAAATTGAAAAAGAAATAAACGACTTGTATACAACGCATTATGCCGATGCAGGTGCTTTTTATGCGTCGTTGGACGGCTTTCGGTATTTGAATTTTTATCCGATAATGGACGGCGGTACTGTGAAGGCCGTTGCTTGTATAGGAATTGACGCGAACAGGGTATATATTTTCAAGATTATACTTCGCGTTATAGTAATAATACTTATACTTTTGTGTTGCTTGATTTCAGTACGTTTTTCAATGGCGATATTCAAGAGGATTTCAAATCCGCTGTATCAGGATATGTCGAATACGGATACGCTTACAGGTTTGAAAAACAAGAATTCGTTCACTGTTGATATGCACAACATAGAAAGCGGAAACCAATCGCGGTATGCTATTGTTACGATAGACTTAAACGGATTAAAGAATATAAACGACAGTCGTGGACATCAAATGGGTGATATTTATATTCAAAACGGTGCCGACGCGATAAGAAAAGCGATGGAAGGTACTGATTTTATCGGTTACAGAGTCGGCGGCGATGAATTTTCTGTTGTATTAAAAGACTGCGATATTGATATGGTTAAGAATTTTGCGGACAGAATCGCAAGAATGGCAGACAGTATTAATCGCGGAGGAATTAAGACTTCTATGTCAATCGGTTATGCCAAGTTTGACGCGGGAAAAGACAGAAACTTCTCTATGACAATGGAACGTGCCGACGCAATGATGTACGAAAACAAACGTTTGTATTATAAAACTAAAAATTTAAAAAGACGAGAAGAATAG
- a CDS encoding site-2 protease family protein: protein MVGFNLINIIINVPITLIALTGHEFAHGWVSTKLGDPTPEREGRLTLNPLAHLDPVGTLLMILTGFGWAKPVGVNPSYYKDTKKGMALTAAAGPLANLIMAFAALLIYAILHVLCIKLGFGTSVLNGVATFAQLFAIRNLCFMVFNIIPIPPLDGAKVLGMFLPNKAYYTMLRYERYSMLLIMVLSLTGVLNGIIGTGVNFFFNGIINLLNSAINLIL, encoded by the coding sequence ATGGTTGGTTTTAATTTAATAAACATAATAATCAATGTGCCTATAACGCTTATAGCGTTGACGGGACACGAATTTGCACACGGTTGGGTATCGACAAAACTTGGTGACCCGACACCCGAACGTGAGGGAAGATTGACTTTAAATCCGCTTGCACACCTTGACCCTGTCGGTACGTTGTTGATGATTTTGACAGGCTTCGGTTGGGCAAAACCTGTCGGGGTAAATCCGTCATATTATAAAGATACAAAAAAGGGTATGGCACTTACCGCAGCGGCAGGACCGCTTGCCAATTTGATTATGGCTTTTGCGGCATTGCTTATATATGCGATACTTCACGTTTTATGTATAAAGCTCGGTTTCGGTACAAGCGTTCTAAACGGTGTTGCAACTTTTGCACAGCTTTTTGCGATAAGAAATCTATGCTTTATGGTGTTTAACATAATTCCGATACCACCGCTTGACGGTGCAAAAGTACTTGGAATGTTTCTTCCGAACAAAGCATATTACACTATGCTGAGATACGAAAGATATTCTATGCTTTTAATTATGGTGCTTTCGCTTACCGGCGTTCTGAACGGCATAATCGGAACAGGTGTGAATTTCTTCTTTAACGGAATTATCAACCTGTTAAACAGTGCTATTAACTTGATATTATAG
- a CDS encoding segregation and condensation protein A yields MDKILYKLDTFEGPLDLLLTLIQKNKVSIYDIPIVEITAQYLEAIDGIEEANLDNTSEFLVMASNLLYIKSKMLLPKNEEEEDEEDPREELARRLAEYQQFKDASKELRKSEFTTKEMVFREPEKIKFPMPEYDITHDTKELIDAFNNIFQRRLRKAKPEKRAFSKIVGREKVSVDDMVEKICKVLKHNKRVQFESLFKADDSRPEMIATFLAVLEMIKLNKLYADYDEKSDDFILTTEKKNG; encoded by the coding sequence ATGGATAAGATATTATATAAACTTGATACGTTTGAAGGCCCGCTTGACTTGCTTTTGACGCTTATACAGAAAAACAAGGTCAGTATATACGACATACCGATTGTTGAGATAACGGCGCAGTATCTTGAGGCGATTGACGGAATTGAAGAGGCTAATCTTGATAATACAAGCGAATTTCTTGTTATGGCGTCCAATCTTTTGTATATAAAATCGAAAATGTTACTTCCTAAAAATGAGGAAGAAGAGGACGAGGAAGACCCGAGAGAAGAACTTGCGCGTAGGTTGGCTGAATATCAGCAGTTTAAAGATGCGTCAAAGGAGCTTAGGAAGAGTGAGTTTACAACAAAAGAAATGGTATTTCGTGAGCCTGAAAAAATTAAATTTCCTATGCCCGAATACGATATAACGCACGATACGAAAGAACTGATTGATGCGTTTAACAACATATTTCAACGCAGACTTCGCAAGGCAAAACCCGAAAAACGTGCGTTTTCAAAAATTGTCGGCAGAGAAAAAGTTTCGGTTGACGATATGGTTGAAAAGATATGTAAAGTGTTAAAGCATAATAAACGTGTACAGTTTGAATCGCTTTTTAAAGCGGACGATTCACGTCCTGAAATGATTGCGACGTTTTTGGCGGTGCTTGAAATGATAAAGCTGAACAAGCTGTATGCGGACTATGACGAAAAGTCAGATGACTTTATTCTTACAACGGAGAAAAAGAATGGATAA
- the scpB gene encoding SMC-Scp complex subunit ScpB, translating to MDNIKYAIEGILFAAGEPVKAAKLAVVLDTSIDEVNKAVDELKKEYSENHRGFNIIDILEGYQICSRPEYYTYIQEILGEQRRQPLSNAAMEALAIIAYKQPITKGQIEHIRGVNSDGCVNRLYERGLIEEKGRLDAPGRPILYVTTDTFLRCFGLTKPTDLPPLDLRSLNLETSQGLQLEIDENGENIAAENEENTEQ from the coding sequence ATGGATAATATTAAATATGCAATAGAGGGAATACTTTTTGCGGCAGGGGAGCCTGTTAAGGCGGCAAAATTGGCTGTTGTGCTTGATACGAGCATTGACGAAGTCAATAAGGCGGTCGATGAACTGAAAAAAGAATACAGCGAAAATCACAGAGGATTTAATATAATTGATATTCTTGAGGGTTATCAAATTTGTTCAAGACCTGAATATTATACCTATATACAGGAAATATTAGGAGAACAGAGAAGGCAGCCGCTTTCAAATGCGGCAATGGAGGCACTTGCGATAATTGCCTACAAACAGCCTATAACGAAAGGTCAGATTGAACATATAAGAGGAGTAAATTCGGACGGCTGCGTAAACAGACTTTATGAACGCGGACTGATTGAAGAAAAGGGCAGACTGGACGCACCGGGCAGACCGATTTTATATGTGACGACAGACACGTTTTTAAGGTGTTTCGGACTTACAAAGCCTACCGATTTACCACCGCTTGATTTGAGAAGTCTTAACCTTGAAACATCACAGGGACTGCAGCTTGAAATCGATGAGAACGGTGAAAATATTGCTGCGGAAAACGAAGAAAACACTGAACAATAA
- a CDS encoding DUF2953 domain-containing protein → MTALYIILAVVAVIMLLLLIPADCILEFSYNNKENNGSVIIKYVFLKFKIFPNDKVEEEVENEEETTDKEEKKEKSDILGIITLIKEVYKQLKKDILNLLDYIICHAIKIKELNVSSKFGTGNPMYTGIATGAVNAGVYNAVGWIDRRMKLEKWDVSLDADFNNACLDVGVYCKLRTNCLYVLTIGFKTVKVVLKIQKINRRIKENG, encoded by the coding sequence ATGACAGCTTTATATATAATATTAGCCGTCGTGGCTGTTATAATGTTACTTTTGCTTATACCGGCAGACTGTATTCTTGAGTTTTCGTATAATAATAAGGAAAATAACGGATCTGTAATTATAAAGTATGTGTTTTTAAAATTTAAGATTTTTCCGAATGACAAGGTTGAAGAAGAAGTTGAAAACGAAGAAGAAACGACCGACAAAGAAGAAAAGAAAGAAAAATCGGATATTTTAGGGATAATAACGCTCATAAAAGAAGTATATAAACAGTTAAAAAAAGATATATTAAATTTACTTGACTATATAATTTGTCACGCAATTAAGATAAAGGAACTGAATGTATCGTCAAAATTCGGTACGGGAAATCCAATGTATACGGGAATTGCGACGGGTGCGGTCAATGCGGGAGTATATAATGCAGTAGGCTGGATTGACAGACGAATGAAACTTGAAAAGTGGGATGTGTCGCTTGACGCTGATTTTAATAATGCGTGCTTGGATGTGGGCGTATATTGCAAACTTAGGACAAACTGTTTATATGTTTTGACAATAGGATTTAAAACGGTAAAAGTTGTTTTGAAAATACAGAAAATCAATAGGAGGATAAAAGAAAATGGCTAA
- the ytfJ gene encoding GerW family sporulation protein — MANKVSEMFEGLTNNFKGMIDANSVVGEPIIVNDGTMIVPISKVSFGFGGGGCEFDRKKNDTQSLDDKNFGGGMGGGASVDAMAFLVINNGNVRLIPMEGGSSPVDKLIDLVPEVVDKVNGFFAERRERKAQKKAEENECADEIINQGE, encoded by the coding sequence ATGGCTAATAAAGTTAGTGAAATGTTTGAGGGATTAACAAATAATTTCAAAGGTATGATTGATGCAAATTCGGTCGTAGGTGAGCCGATAATAGTCAATGACGGAACGATGATTGTGCCTATATCAAAGGTGTCATTTGGTTTCGGCGGCGGCGGCTGTGAATTTGACAGAAAGAAAAACGATACTCAAAGCCTTGACGATAAAAACTTCGGCGGCGGTATGGGCGGCGGTGCGTCGGTTGACGCAATGGCGTTTCTTGTTATAAATAACGGTAACGTGCGTTTGATTCCTATGGAGGGCGGTTCTTCGCCTGTTGACAAACTAATCGACCTTGTACCCGAAGTTGTGGACAAGGTTAACGGATTTTTTGCGGAAAGACGCGAAAGAAAAGCACAGAAAAAAGCTGAAGAAAATGAATGTGCAGACGAAATAATTAATCAGGGAGAATAA